The Lycium ferocissimum isolate CSIRO_LF1 chromosome 8, AGI_CSIRO_Lferr_CH_V1, whole genome shotgun sequence DNA segment ACATAATTGAGAATTGTGAATTGAAAATTGCACATCACTAATTCGATGTTATCAGATATTAACTGTATCTTAATATATCATGTTAAAGTAAGTAAGAAACACAAGTATAACTAATGagagaataaaaaaatttacttgCGGGAGATCAATATATCAAAGTAATTCGATAATAAGTCAAGATGATTTAACATATAGACATGTAATTGTTGGGCTAAATcggcccaaagatactcttaacatgatgtgatattgtccactttgggccaagcccgcacggttttctccaaaaggcctcgcatcattaagagtatccaactccttataggtagctcttttttattttcagctaccaatgtggtactttgttcgcacacccaataatctccccctcgaactaagttctACGTGGCTCATTATTATACCACGGGTCAGAGATTCAACATATCTGTGTGCCATCTACATTGTTAGAGTATTTACGGTCACCAAAGCCCAAAGGCTGTGATTGCGTCTTCAAAGTTAAGGGTAAATGCCGTAAACCGGCCCATAGACGGGCAAAGGCACTAAGTCGGGCCCCACGCCACACtccgccatcttcatactcgtcCCGCCAAACCATTGGCTCGATATATCGcttgttgggctaaaacggcTCAAAGATACTTAACacgatgtgatattgtccgctttgggccaagcccgcacggttttctccaaaaggccctcacatcattaagagtatccaccCTATAAATAGCTCCTTTTCTTTTAACTACCAATGCCGAGACTTTATTCGCACACCCAACAgtaatatatacacacaaaaaataACTCACCTATCTCCATATAGACATGtaatatacacacaaaaaattACTCACCTATCTCCATAATTTTAGCAAACAACGTCGACTCTACATTGCGTACCTAATACATTTATCTGCTTAATTATGTCCAAAAACAACTAAAAATAACACATCAAACACAccaaattttaaatacaaaatgtTGACTGCTTATATTATGACTACACggatatcatatcataccaaaTTACCAATACTCCATGGACAAATGATCTTGTAGCACTTAAATATCTTATTCAGAAATTACAAAGGTCATGATCTTATTACAATGTCTCTATAACCTTTTTGTTAACATAAACCTAGCCGATTAGCATCAAACCATTAACATTACAAATTTATTGGACCAGAAAAGTTCCGGTGATGAATCTGTTTCGAGATTACAACCTAAATAACTGTGTCCAAATCACTTTCTTGAAAACACTGGACTCTTTTGAAAACtataatatactccctccgtttcaatttatatggaCCCATTTggctgggcacgacatttaaaaaagagggaagatttttgaaacttgtgattccAATTTTCTAATAGAAAGGTTCTATTTATGCGTTGTTAAGAGTGGGGAAATCCCTTACTTAGGTAGTCCATACATAGATTTTTTTCACCGAAATCCACTTTGTTATCAGATGACAAGGCGTGAGATTGACGCCAACTGTCACTCTCAGAGTCAAAGCTTTGGTTAGCGCAATCCTCTCTGGAACCCACCCTTCTTCGTACTGAGGAGGGGCCGACATCCCCGTCTCGTGGAACTCTTAGCCTCATAGCTACATGAGCTACATTAGGTTTCGTAGGGTTAGCAATACAAGAATCTCAATTGGAAATTACCTGAGGTAGGATTCCTCAACGATCCTTGTTACCTTAACTCCCTTCTCCCGGGATGAAGAGATGTTAATTAATCAAAGGTCCAACTGATCACCACGCCTATATTGTAAATATGCAGTTACGAATAATCCAGCCAAAGTAATAGGAATTAGACCTAACACTATTCCAAATAGAAAAACTTcaatcatttttatttgtttgaaaggagaaaaaaaagagaggtaATATCGATACCTAAATATTAATCCGAATTGACAGTTCCAACTGATCACCACGCCTATATTGTAAATATGCAGTTACGAATAATCCAGCCAAAGTAATAGGAATTAGACCTAACACGATTCCAAATAGAAAAACTTcaatcatttttatttgtttgaaaggagaaaaaaaaaaagaggtaatATCGATACCTAAATATTAATCCGAATTGACATGAATCTCAATGACAATGAACAAGAATTGACAACCGACGACCGGGCCTAGTGGTGCTTGCGGCTTTTCCTATTTCGGCTTGGATTGAAAATACTGgacaagaaaggaaaacaaactGTCCAACCTTTCAAGCCCTACTGAGTAAAGGGGATGTCAACACTTGTGATTCAAAATAAgctttgaaaatttgtgtggtacgtaaatcattcataaagtgaatttatttccaaattagaaaaaagaTCATTTATTTTAGCacggactaaaaaaaaaataggttcaaataaattgaaacagaaggaGTAGTAATTAACATAAGTACTCTAAAAAAATTCAGCATATCATGCTGTCACACCCGACCAACCCAAGTTTACATCACCTTTATATACCGCAGAACGACCGAATTAAGAGACCAAATTGGCATAATAAAGCCCAAAAGCACACGTCTGATTCTACAAACATCCAGAAGCACTAAAACATAAAGAGTCAACTTTATACCCAAAAGCTTATAGAAACACATAATTTACACACTAGAGGAGGCCCAAAACCTTTCCCTAAATATTCTGCTAACATAACCATACTCTCACATTCTATCAAAATACAAAGTAGCACTTCATTACACCGCTGTTGTACTTGTAGGTATGCCTACACCCTTCTCTCCGACCGGATGTCCACCGGCCGCGCCATATTGATCAGTTTCACGGTAGCCGGGACCGTAGCGGCTGCTGAACATTCCGGCATGAAGCATGAGGAGATAGAGAAGTTGAGTAAATGCTAAAACTATAGTGAATCCTTCAAGTACTCGAAGCCTCCATCCTCTCCACCCTCCTATATTTATCTCCTTGCATGCCAACCTACAAATGTttcaaatatgtacacaatcaGATCGCTTAATTTTGATTCAAAGAATGTACACAATCCGATCATTTATAAATGTACACAATCCGATCATTTATAAATTGCTCCCTTCCCTCTGTTACAATAAGATCACTCATACTCCCTCTGCTCTGTTACAATTTATATATGGTACTTATAAATTACTCCCTCCGCTCTGTTACAATTTATGTATGGTACTTCTTTTAGTCTACTCAAAACGCAGTCTATTCAAGAAAGAACGTGAGACACTCTATTATAGGGATTCTTAGACATGCTTAAGATGTTTAAGACCACTagattcaaggacattttatacattacacattttttttttatcttaaaaGACGATAAGGTTCTCGCTTTTCTTAACACACTTTTGAACAACAATTAAGTGTTTGACCAGGCTTTTGAAAAAGTGTGTCAAAtactttttttagcttctgaagaAGAGCTTCTTGACTCCACTACTCCACGAAATTCCACTGCTCCACAAAAAGCAAGCTTAGCCAAACAAGTTACTACTACTAGTTAAATTCCACTCTTAATCTAGTTGACACACataaaattaaaactaaaaCACACAAAATGAagcgaattaaaaaaaaaaaaaaaaaaaggcacaaTCACATCTCTTATAAGCAGATAACTTATAAACTAATTAAGGGTCTGTAAAATGTTTACCCAAAAGCTAGTGCAGTGACAGCCCAAGCAACAGTAGCTGAGGAACCAGCAGCAGCAAGACTATCGTTTCTCCATGCCCTTAGATGATTTGCACCCATAAGCTTTGATATTATTCCCAAAACAGACGCCAATATCGCGAATACTAGGAAGAACATTGTCGCTCCATTTCCACCAAAACCTGAAAAATTATGAGAATGTTAGAAAGaccatggtttttttttttttttttgggggggggggggggttgtgggGGGTGGCGGGGTGGGTTGTAGGGGACTTCAAAATGAATTTGATATATTTCCATAACTGAGAACATTTAACCTCCATTTAAAGTTTCTTCATTTCAAAGGTCCTATAACCCCTCAAATTTTGTTATGTTGCAATTTCTATTATGGGTTTaaaaccacaaatttcaaaatcaCAAATCTCTTTCTTAAAACTCCGTACAGGCCAAATTTTGACCAATAGAAGCTCAAACGTTGACCCTTCCATAGAAAGGGGTCCAATATTAGTTTCATTTATACGCATCAAAGGTAAAAAAGCTGCAATATCATATCAAGATATAATTATTAATCTAAAACAACATATAATTAGAGGTTGAAACTAGTTACAAAAATAAAACAGACAACCTGCTATAAAGTTATATATTACTGTTATTAATTGTCCTTATCTGTCTTCGGCTTAGCTCACTTATCCTGTTCCTACTActctattattttctttttttgcttagGTTTAGCTCGTTTAGAAGTAACTTACAATTTACTAGTTGAACTTCCATAAAAATCAAAGCACACAACTAAAACAATTAACTAGGCAAATGTAAATTTTTGCAGTGCAAGTTCAACAGAATCTAGTAGCTTAAGGTTCTAATTTAGCTAAACcctggatttaaaaaaaaaccatttaaACATACAAAATTCTAAATTTATAATGCATAATTCATAAACCTATAAACCTCAAATACTAACTATAGATCGAGaaggaaaataagaatataTTCATGAAGAGGAGAGAATTATGGAACTTACTAGGATGATTTGTTTGGCCATTAATGTACCTGTTGAGACACCAACTAGCAAAACCCAATACTATTAAATACATTAGTAAGTTAAGAAACAGTAATGGAGCTGCAATACTCCTTGCCACCGTCCtagccatttttttctttccttacacAGATTTGAGTAAATAGACAGAAGAACAAAAAACTTGCAGAAACTTTAGTCTATTGGTTTTGGAATTGATTTATAAAAGGACATAAGTACAAAGTTGGTGTGTAACATATATAGGACAATGAGGGTGTAAAGATTATAAGTACGTGTCATGCTTAATTTCTTTAGCTGTGAACAGGTGGAGGGACACTTGTCACTTGCTCCACATTCCCTCCTTAGCTACGTACTTTTCCTACTTTGGATTCTATAATTTTGTTCATGCAGCATTGTTCATCCTTATCCACTAGCACATATATCCATTATGCGTACATAGGATGCTCAGGCGGAGCCAATGTGTTTGAtgcagtgttttaaaaggcgtttttgGGGACAAAAGTGCCCCGGAATGATGGTTAGAGGCGAAAATCTCAAAAGACGTAGGCCCAGCAATTCGGAGCGTACGTCTGGGCGTTTGGGGcgagttttttttgttggggcgtGTTGGAGCGTAAGCTCAGAAAActtcttcaaattaaaataaa contains these protein-coding regions:
- the LOC132068285 gene encoding membrane protein PM19L-like, with translation MARTVARSIAAPLLFLNLLMYLIVLGFASWCLNRYINGQTNHPSFGGNGATMFFLVFAILASVLGIISKLMGANHLRAWRNDSLAAAGSSATVAWAVTALAFGLACKEINIGGWRGWRLRVLEGFTIVLAFTQLLYLLMLHAGMFSSRYGPGYRETDQYGAAGGHPVGEKGVGIPTSTTAV